TAGGTAAGGACAACATACTCGACCAGTTTTGCTAGCGTCAGTAGGGTGACGCCGGACTGGACGCCGGCTACAATGTCGTCGGCCATCACCCCCAAACCGCCGCGCAGGGCTTCGCACTGTTGCGCCGGATAGGGTTTGAGTACGTCGAAGACACGAAAAGTCACGAAGCCGGCGATAACCCAAAGCTCAAACCCACCCTTGAGGGCGGCCAGTTTAGGAACTAGCGGAAGAAAAAGATACGCGATGAGCTGCCCGGCGAACTCATCTATGACGACTTCATTCGGGTCCTTGGCACCGAAAAAATTCACGGCGCGGTCGGCCGCCCAGACGCCGGTGTAACTAACCAGCATCGCCGCCAGTAATAATCCCCAAACGGCATCCAGCGCAAAAGGCTCAAAAAGACCGAACTTCCCGGCCGCATAGTAGAGCGCCGCCACAACTGCTGAGCCGGCCGTCCCGGGCGCGATAGGCGCATAACCC
The window above is part of the Chloracidobacterium sp. genome. Proteins encoded here:
- a CDS encoding phosphatidylglycerophosphatase A, whose amino-acid sequence is MRLTKTVASNPPRTPPRTVGDYLALVWATGFFAGYAPIAPGTAGSAVVAALYYAAGKFGLFEPFALDAVWGLLLAAMLVSYTGVWAADRAVNFFGAKDPNEVVIDEFAGQLIAYLFLPLVPKLAALKGGFELWVIAGFVTFRVFDVLKPYPAQQCEALRGGLGVMADDIVAGVQSGVTLLTLAKLVEYVVLT